A window of the Dyadobacter pollutisoli genome harbors these coding sequences:
- a CDS encoding PSD1 and planctomycete cytochrome C domain-containing protein produces MGRILNLFLVLVFIFATTACGNLGNAPSAEELVDFNFEVRPVLVQKCFLCHGPDPGSRKANLRFDTYEGATALLKEGRRAVVPGHADSSGLVKRILSKDPDFVMPTPESHLTLTESEKDILIKWIDQGAKYKPYWAFIQPKPADIEVPESGNEIDFFINQKLDKFGLQPSPVASKNTLIRRVSYLLTGLPPTPAAVDQFVADPSPDAYDKMVDGYLNAPSFGERWARHWMDVVRYAETKGHEFDYTILGAWRYRDYLIRAFNKDVPYDQLVKEHLAGDLLPVPRKDAATGLNESRIATTFYAFGEGTHSPVDVRKDEADRIDNMVDVTTKTFQSLTVACARCHDHKFDPITTKDYYALYGVMESTRFSPVPAAITTQKEKDFRQLNELKTYIRKTVADEWERENRGITITLPQPAKGKPSKQTDYKLIGDFRARDLQGWKSDGRAFGQNTTLGKPVFDPKKKEIVALEDGMASSRMLSMGVFGALRSPNFVISNDFIGVRARGKNASIRIIIDNFQLISYPIYGEMDQKVNVGAWNNFKFNVAGWKGHKAYVEIMPGVYENHVYKLPGDAYVDVQYALGFDKDWIEPAQLASSATFTIAEAVGEWAAGKANPAQISVLNDLLKKKKFRKQFPQMVDWLDRSEQLTAKLADTTFYNAVYEGFGINSPVFKRGSHLEISDKQVPRGFISAIPISNTTFKSPGSGRMELAEAMVNPRNPLTSRVMVNRIWHHLFGKGIVETVDNFGLQGKLPSHPALLDYLAIKYQKEGWSTKKMIRFIVSSDAFKRSVGTTKEVEKEDPENLWLARFPRRRLEAEDIRDALLASAGNLNLTMYGAPVPVYVTEFMQGRGKPSKSGPLDGGGRRSIYQEVRRNFMQPMMMTFDRPAPFSTFGNRNVTNVPAQSLILMNDPFVIKQAEIMSKLLLANKNLDMNGRLQWIYKRTLSRNATEAELKNGKDFINKLASLQKISANKVMTDPGIWKDYCHSIFNLKEFIYLI; encoded by the coding sequence ATGGGCAGAATCCTCAATCTTTTCCTGGTCCTCGTTTTTATTTTTGCCACAACTGCATGTGGCAATCTGGGCAATGCGCCATCTGCCGAGGAATTGGTAGATTTTAACTTTGAAGTAAGGCCGGTATTGGTTCAGAAATGCTTCCTGTGCCACGGCCCTGACCCTGGCAGCCGTAAAGCCAACTTACGGTTTGATACGTACGAAGGCGCTACTGCATTGCTTAAAGAGGGTAGACGAGCCGTAGTGCCCGGCCATGCGGATAGCAGCGGACTGGTGAAAAGGATTTTGTCGAAAGATCCTGACTTTGTAATGCCCACGCCGGAGTCACATCTTACACTAACTGAGTCTGAAAAAGACATTCTGATCAAATGGATTGACCAGGGTGCCAAGTATAAACCGTATTGGGCATTTATACAGCCAAAACCTGCGGACATTGAAGTACCCGAATCCGGCAATGAAATCGATTTTTTTATCAATCAAAAGTTGGACAAGTTCGGGCTTCAACCATCTCCGGTCGCCAGCAAAAACACACTGATCAGAAGAGTTTCGTATTTGCTGACGGGCTTGCCGCCAACACCGGCAGCAGTTGATCAATTTGTCGCTGATCCAAGCCCCGATGCTTATGATAAAATGGTGGACGGCTATCTGAACGCACCAAGTTTCGGAGAACGGTGGGCCAGGCATTGGATGGACGTGGTGCGCTACGCTGAAACAAAAGGGCACGAGTTCGACTATACCATTCTGGGGGCCTGGCGCTATCGGGATTATCTGATCAGGGCGTTTAACAAAGATGTACCTTACGACCAGCTGGTGAAGGAGCATTTGGCTGGTGATTTGCTGCCGGTACCAAGAAAAGACGCCGCCACAGGCCTGAACGAATCACGCATTGCGACTACTTTTTACGCTTTTGGAGAGGGAACACACAGTCCGGTAGACGTCAGAAAAGACGAGGCCGATCGAATCGATAACATGGTGGATGTTACTACCAAAACATTCCAAAGCCTGACAGTAGCCTGCGCCCGCTGCCACGATCATAAGTTCGACCCGATTACGACCAAAGATTACTATGCACTGTATGGTGTAATGGAAAGCACAAGATTCTCTCCGGTGCCCGCTGCAATCACGACGCAGAAGGAAAAGGATTTCAGACAATTGAATGAGCTGAAAACTTATATCAGGAAAACGGTTGCTGATGAATGGGAGCGTGAAAATAGGGGCATTACTATCACATTACCTCAACCAGCCAAAGGAAAGCCTTCAAAGCAGACTGATTACAAGCTGATCGGAGATTTTCGCGCGAGAGATTTGCAGGGATGGAAGAGCGATGGCCGTGCTTTTGGTCAGAACACGACATTGGGCAAACCGGTTTTTGACCCGAAAAAGAAGGAGATAGTGGCTTTGGAGGATGGTATGGCTTCCAGCAGGATGCTGAGTATGGGTGTTTTTGGAGCTTTGCGTTCTCCAAATTTTGTGATTTCAAATGACTTTATTGGTGTACGGGCAAGAGGGAAGAATGCATCGATACGGATCATTATCGATAATTTTCAGCTGATTAGCTACCCGATTTATGGTGAAATGGACCAGAAAGTAAATGTCGGGGCCTGGAATAATTTCAAATTCAATGTGGCTGGCTGGAAGGGACACAAAGCCTATGTTGAGATCATGCCGGGCGTATATGAAAACCATGTGTACAAATTACCGGGTGATGCCTATGTCGACGTTCAGTATGCTCTGGGTTTTGATAAAGATTGGATTGAACCTGCCCAGCTGGCCTCTTCGGCAACATTTACCATTGCTGAGGCGGTTGGAGAATGGGCCGCTGGTAAAGCAAATCCCGCGCAAATTAGCGTGCTCAATGATCTGCTAAAAAAGAAGAAGTTTAGAAAACAATTCCCGCAAATGGTCGATTGGCTGGACCGTAGTGAGCAACTGACCGCGAAACTGGCGGACACCACATTTTACAATGCTGTTTACGAAGGTTTTGGAATAAATAGCCCTGTTTTTAAAAGAGGCAGTCATTTGGAAATCTCTGATAAGCAGGTTCCGAGAGGATTCATTTCGGCGATTCCGATCAGTAATACTACTTTTAAATCTCCTGGCAGCGGCAGAATGGAACTGGCAGAAGCCATGGTGAACCCGCGGAATCCATTGACCTCACGGGTGATGGTGAACCGGATATGGCACCACCTTTTTGGAAAAGGGATAGTAGAGACGGTGGATAACTTCGGGTTGCAGGGTAAGCTGCCGTCACACCCTGCATTGCTGGATTATCTGGCGATCAAATATCAAAAAGAAGGCTGGTCTACCAAGAAAATGATACGGTTTATCGTCAGCTCGGACGCATTCAAAAGAAGTGTTGGTACCACCAAAGAAGTGGAAAAAGAAGACCCCGAAAATCTGTGGCTAGCCCGTTTTCCACGAAGGAGGCTGGAAGCGGAGGATATCCGGGATGCATTACTGGCTTCCGCAGGTAATCTAAACCTGACGATGTATGGCGCGCCGGTCCCGGTTTATGTGACGGAATTCATGCAGGGACGTGGAAAACCCTCCAAATCAGGACCGCTGGATGGTGGGGGACGTCGTAGCATTTACCAGGAAGTGAGGCGGAATTTTATGCAGCCTATGATGATGACATTCGATCGACCCGCGCCATTTTCGACATTTGGAAACAGAAACGTAACCAATGTACCAGCCCAGTCATTGATCCTGATGAATGATCCTTTCGTCATTAAGCAGGCTGAAATCATGTCAAAGTTGCTTTTGGCCAATAAAAACCTCGACATGAATGGAAGGTTGCAATGGATTTACAAGCGCACGCTTTCCAGAAACGCTACCGAAGCAGAATTGAAAAACGGGAAGGATTTTATCAATAAACTGGCTTCGCTGCAAAAGATATCGGCCAATAAAGTCATGACCGATCCCGGCATATGGAAAGACTACTGCCATTCTATTTTTAACCTGAAAGAATTCATTTACCTGATCTGA
- a CDS encoding T9SS type A sorting domain-containing protein, which translates to MFRRHLSTFAKFWAVVLLLFPQIGVAQVTYFHQDFSQSRSFVNAEPDTGQFSHIIQTVPALSYSKFYKGHMDLVRTQQDSATGGIIRAMRATPFTPNPETLFIQIKLSAESIQSTSVNAIYFYAGEDFDPEHNSFPGNALMFAKCAINFQGNSFNLKDMGTLATSKSIETKKDVTLTWVLNNSDQLHTYKLFPSDQDEYITLPGSFDLWVDHEPVSRNSKAYPGNSMFSKSKLSNFEIRFRNGIGKIRIYDILIREAASDLKPGEVMVTPNPIKDNVIRLKSLDVDPLSIQLVNLKGRRISIKRQVVSMDQIEIYPQLPMASGIYVLSFRNRLGKRKSVRVMVE; encoded by the coding sequence ATGTTTAGACGTCACCTTTCCACTTTCGCCAAATTCTGGGCCGTTGTTTTATTGCTGTTCCCTCAAATTGGCGTTGCCCAGGTCACTTACTTTCATCAGGATTTTTCCCAAAGCCGTTCTTTTGTGAATGCAGAGCCTGATACCGGGCAGTTCAGCCACATCATACAGACTGTTCCGGCTCTTTCCTATTCCAAGTTTTACAAAGGACATATGGACCTCGTGCGTACCCAGCAGGATTCCGCCACGGGCGGGATCATCAGGGCGATGCGGGCTACTCCTTTTACTCCCAATCCTGAAACACTGTTCATTCAGATTAAGCTCAGCGCTGAAAGCATCCAATCCACATCTGTGAATGCGATTTACTTTTACGCCGGCGAGGATTTCGACCCGGAACACAATTCGTTTCCAGGCAATGCCCTGATGTTTGCCAAATGCGCCATTAACTTTCAAGGCAATTCTTTTAACCTGAAAGACATGGGCACGCTCGCGACGAGCAAAAGCATTGAAACAAAAAAGGATGTGACATTGACCTGGGTACTCAATAATTCGGACCAGCTCCACACTTACAAGCTGTTTCCATCGGATCAGGACGAGTACATTACCTTGCCGGGAAGCTTCGACTTGTGGGTGGACCATGAGCCGGTAAGCCGTAATAGTAAAGCCTATCCGGGAAATTCAATGTTCTCGAAATCAAAGCTTTCCAATTTTGAGATCCGGTTTCGCAATGGTATCGGCAAGATCCGCATTTACGATATCCTGATCAGAGAGGCGGCGTCTGACCTGAAACCGGGGGAGGTAATGGTTACACCTAATCCAATCAAAGACAATGTAATCAGGCTGAAATCGCTGGATGTCGATCCGTTATCGATCCAACTGGTCAATTTGAAAGGTCGCCGGATCTCTATAAAAAGGCAGGTCGTTTCAATGGATCAAATTGAAATTTATCCTCAGTTACCAATGGCGTCGGGAATATATGTACTATCCTTTCGGAACCGGCTGGGTAAGAGGAAATCAGTGCGGGTAATGGTGGAATAA
- a CDS encoding FecR family protein, protein MDRYIDFSVEDFVWDTFFRQWVLSPTRETDMVWNDWIESNPEILEKIQQAQAIVLSLRLHEAEIGDDEINQVVKQTITKIGQPLAGSDHSKYKLPVFSIPWLQFAASVAVILLLGWVAYAFLIKKETRQQAATENSMILNDGAMTEKVNTTDKAIVISLEDGSHITLAPKGKIRYADKFSLARREVRLEGEAFFDIAKDPDRPFLVYSNGLITKVLGTSFRIKAYDFSDEVTVEVKTGRVSVFAQSDPNVKEKASNRELEGVVLNPNQKIIYARDEVRMVKTLVEKPEIVVSKAETPQFEFEDTPASEVFTTIGKAYGIDILFDEELLKGCPLTATLDNQTLHEKLSIICKAVEANYEILDGQIVVHSKGCKN, encoded by the coding sequence ATGGATCGCTATATTGATTTTTCGGTTGAGGATTTTGTCTGGGACACATTCTTTCGCCAGTGGGTTTTATCGCCTACCCGGGAAACGGACATGGTTTGGAATGACTGGATAGAAAGTAATCCCGAAATCCTTGAAAAAATTCAGCAGGCGCAAGCCATTGTGCTTTCGCTGCGCCTGCATGAAGCCGAAATCGGCGACGACGAGATTAACCAGGTCGTAAAGCAAACCATTACGAAAATCGGGCAGCCACTTGCTGGCAGCGATCATTCCAAATACAAGTTGCCGGTATTCTCCATTCCCTGGCTGCAATTTGCCGCGTCCGTCGCGGTTATCCTCCTGCTAGGCTGGGTTGCGTATGCATTCCTTATCAAAAAGGAAACGCGGCAGCAGGCGGCTACTGAGAATTCAATGATATTGAATGATGGTGCGATGACGGAAAAGGTCAACACGACCGACAAAGCCATTGTCATTAGCCTGGAAGATGGCAGCCACATTACACTCGCGCCGAAAGGCAAGATCAGGTATGCGGATAAGTTTTCTTTGGCGAGACGCGAGGTACGTCTGGAAGGAGAGGCATTTTTCGACATTGCCAAAGATCCGGACCGCCCTTTTTTGGTTTATTCCAATGGCCTTATCACCAAAGTACTGGGTACCAGTTTCAGGATCAAAGCTTATGATTTTTCGGATGAGGTAACCGTCGAGGTAAAAACGGGGAGGGTTTCTGTGTTCGCCCAGTCTGATCCGAATGTGAAGGAAAAGGCATCCAATCGTGAGCTGGAAGGTGTGGTACTAAATCCAAATCAGAAAATTATCTACGCACGGGATGAAGTGAGAATGGTGAAAACGCTGGTGGAGAAACCTGAGATAGTCGTTTCCAAAGCAGAAACCCCACAGTTTGAATTCGAAGACACGCCTGCCAGTGAAGTTTTCACAACGATCGGAAAAGCTTATGGGATTGATATCCTCTTTGACGAAGAATTATTGAAAGGCTGTCCGTTAACGGCGACACTCGATAACCAGACGCTTCATGAAAAGCTGTCGATCATTTGCAAAGCAGTGGAAGCTAACTATGAAATTCTGGACGGGCAGATCGTAGTGCATAGCAAAGGCTGCAAAAACTGA
- a CDS encoding RNA polymerase sigma factor translates to MKLPSHFSGASDDKLVWQKFLTGDVEAFEYLMSSQFRTLFQYGSKFSKDKEFIKDSIQDLFLLLWEKRENLNSNAAVKPYLMASLRRLMHRSIAAKSWVGNEALAEKEGVFELEFSVEQEYIDQESKLVRARQLEKLLKELPKRQKEVVYLKYFQELNRDQISEIMAISPQTVSNLLQIAIGQLKKHWKAEFLTFFLIHLFM, encoded by the coding sequence ATGAAATTACCTTCTCATTTTTCAGGAGCTTCGGATGATAAGTTGGTATGGCAGAAATTTCTGACCGGTGATGTAGAGGCTTTCGAGTATCTGATGTCCAGCCAGTTTCGCACGCTTTTTCAGTATGGAAGCAAGTTCTCGAAAGACAAGGAATTCATCAAAGACAGCATTCAGGACCTCTTTCTTTTGCTTTGGGAAAAGCGTGAAAACCTTAACTCCAATGCAGCTGTGAAGCCCTACCTGATGGCCTCGTTACGCAGGTTGATGCACAGGAGCATCGCCGCCAAATCTTGGGTAGGTAATGAAGCGTTGGCAGAAAAAGAAGGTGTTTTTGAACTGGAATTTTCAGTAGAGCAGGAGTACATTGACCAGGAATCAAAATTGGTACGCGCCCGCCAGCTTGAAAAATTATTGAAAGAGTTGCCCAAGAGACAAAAAGAAGTCGTTTACCTCAAATATTTTCAGGAGCTCAACCGCGACCAGATTTCGGAGATCATGGCGATCTCTCCGCAGACCGTTTCCAACCTTCTTCAAATCGCCATTGGACAGCTAAAAAAGCACTGGAAGGCAGAATTCCTTACCTTTTTTCTGATCCATTTATTCATGTAA
- a CDS encoding beta-propeller domain-containing protein has translation MMNLIKKVSLLFVVVGCLFGFARRQIVTENLEEKAQHSFFIAGPDFTGIIGEDGKEVWNAGKAAARDGFVLQNGHILICWADEVLEFDQNKKVVFTFKRDSEGKELGTAVRLRNGNTLITESGKNPCLLEVDGSGGIIKKIPLLPETDNVHMQTRMARKLENGHYIVPHLLAFAVKEYDTEGKVVKTFKTDTEELGGIKAENWPFTAIVLGNGNTLVSLTHGNKVVEFDPKGNIVWKISNDDFAEKPFQDPCGIQRLPNGNTVIASYGAQKGIKIFEVTRDKKIVWTYMGHRAHELQILTTNGKPLTGKLLK, from the coding sequence ATGATGAATCTGATCAAAAAAGTATCCCTATTGTTTGTTGTTGTCGGTTGTTTGTTCGGTTTTGCAAGAAGGCAAATCGTGACTGAAAACCTGGAAGAGAAGGCACAGCATTCTTTTTTCATAGCGGGACCGGATTTTACCGGTATCATCGGAGAGGACGGAAAAGAGGTCTGGAATGCAGGAAAGGCCGCTGCGCGGGACGGTTTTGTGTTACAAAACGGACATATACTGATCTGTTGGGCGGACGAAGTGTTGGAATTTGACCAAAATAAGAAAGTCGTTTTCACTTTCAAACGTGATTCGGAAGGGAAGGAACTTGGTACTGCTGTTCGGTTAAGGAATGGAAATACATTGATTACCGAATCAGGTAAAAATCCATGTTTGCTGGAAGTTGACGGTTCTGGGGGAATCATCAAAAAGATTCCATTACTTCCTGAAACGGATAATGTGCATATGCAGACCAGGATGGCACGGAAGCTCGAAAATGGCCATTATATAGTGCCGCATTTGCTGGCTTTTGCAGTCAAGGAATACGATACTGAGGGTAAGGTAGTGAAGACATTCAAAACAGATACCGAAGAATTGGGTGGTATCAAAGCCGAAAACTGGCCTTTTACTGCTATTGTGCTGGGTAACGGAAATACATTGGTGAGCCTTACCCATGGCAATAAAGTAGTGGAGTTTGATCCAAAAGGGAATATAGTTTGGAAGATTTCGAATGATGATTTTGCAGAAAAACCTTTTCAGGATCCCTGTGGTATTCAGCGACTTCCCAATGGAAACACGGTGATAGCCAGCTACGGTGCGCAAAAAGGGATCAAGATTTTTGAGGTAACCCGTGACAAAAAGATCGTGTGGACATACATGGGCCATCGGGCACACGAACTGCAAATTTTAACTACCAATGGAAAACCATTGACTGGTAAACTTCTTAAATGA
- a CDS encoding sulfatase family protein has product MKNKYFQFLACILIAVLSIPTIVFGQKKQKPNVIFIYADDVGYGDLSSYGATKISTPNIDRLAKEGIRFTNAHATSATCTPSRFALMTGKYPWRQKGTGVLPGDASLIIPTENLTLPKVFQDAGYKTASVGKWHLGLGENNKQINWNKPINKGPNETGFDYAFFFPATSDRVPTVFIENHDVLGLDREDPIEVDYSKKIGNEPTGKENPELLKLPASPNHGHNNTIVNGIGRIGWMTGGKQARWTDEEIAHVFLSKAEQFIEQNSKNPFFLYFSLNDIHVPRMPSTQFKGKSSMGLRGDVILQMDWTVGEILKKLDELKIADNTLLIFSSDNGPVIDDGYADKAVELSKGHKAAGALRGGKYSAFEGGSRVPWLARWPQAIKPGTESDALICQIDLMASFSHFFQQKIGIDDGVDSYNVMDAMLGKTKTGRTFLVKQGGALSLTQGTWKYIEPREGKAIQELTNTETGNNPKPQLYDLSKDLGEKTNLADKYPAKVKAMSAELERIRDGGRSR; this is encoded by the coding sequence ATGAAAAATAAGTACTTCCAATTTTTGGCCTGCATTTTAATTGCAGTTCTTAGCATTCCAACGATCGTTTTTGGTCAAAAAAAGCAGAAACCCAATGTCATTTTTATCTATGCCGATGATGTTGGTTATGGCGATCTGAGCTCTTATGGTGCCACCAAGATCAGCACGCCGAACATTGACAGGCTTGCGAAAGAGGGCATCCGGTTTACCAATGCCCACGCAACTTCCGCGACTTGCACACCATCGCGTTTTGCCTTGATGACAGGCAAATATCCCTGGCGGCAAAAAGGCACCGGCGTTTTGCCAGGTGACGCATCGCTGATCATTCCGACCGAAAATTTGACGCTTCCCAAAGTTTTTCAGGACGCGGGATACAAAACTGCTTCAGTAGGAAAGTGGCATCTGGGTCTCGGAGAAAATAACAAACAGATTAACTGGAACAAGCCAATCAATAAAGGCCCGAACGAAACGGGTTTCGACTACGCCTTTTTCTTCCCGGCTACTTCGGATCGCGTACCTACTGTTTTTATTGAAAATCACGATGTTTTGGGCTTGGATAGGGAGGACCCAATTGAGGTAGATTATTCCAAAAAGATTGGTAATGAACCCACCGGAAAGGAAAATCCTGAGCTTTTGAAGTTGCCCGCGTCACCGAATCACGGCCATAACAATACCATTGTCAATGGAATAGGGCGCATAGGCTGGATGACCGGTGGTAAGCAGGCGCGCTGGACCGACGAGGAGATCGCTCATGTATTTTTAAGCAAAGCAGAGCAGTTTATTGAACAAAACAGCAAGAATCCATTCTTCCTTTATTTTTCTCTGAATGATATCCACGTACCGCGAATGCCCAGTACACAATTCAAAGGGAAAAGTAGCATGGGATTACGGGGAGATGTGATCCTGCAAATGGACTGGACGGTGGGGGAGATCCTGAAAAAACTAGACGAGCTGAAAATTGCGGATAATACATTGCTCATCTTTTCCAGCGATAATGGTCCGGTGATCGATGATGGCTATGCCGACAAAGCTGTGGAACTTTCAAAAGGCCACAAAGCCGCCGGTGCATTGAGAGGCGGAAAATATAGCGCCTTCGAGGGCGGAAGCCGGGTGCCGTGGCTGGCGCGCTGGCCGCAGGCGATCAAACCAGGAACAGAGTCGGACGCATTGATCTGCCAGATTGACCTGATGGCTTCGTTCTCACATTTTTTCCAGCAAAAAATAGGAATTGATGATGGCGTAGATAGCTACAATGTAATGGATGCGATGTTAGGCAAAACAAAAACCGGTCGCACATTTCTGGTAAAACAGGGAGGTGCATTGTCCCTTACCCAGGGAACTTGGAAGTACATTGAACCGCGCGAGGGGAAAGCCATACAAGAATTAACAAACACCGAAACCGGTAACAATCCCAAGCCACAACTCTACGACCTGAGCAAAGATCTCGGCGAAAAAACCAACCTGGCTGATAAGTATCCTGCAAAAGTGAAAGCGATGTCGGCGGAGTTGGAGAGGATTCGCGACGGCGGGCGGAGCCGGTAA
- a CDS encoding DUF1501 domain-containing protein, giving the protein MGVCKHHEHRPLSRREMLNLCKGGFGTLAFMSLFGSLPGCTTSPDPASQLKGLGQLPNFVPKARNVIFLYMDGGVSQVDSFDPKPRLEKENGEDPNKKFKVDDTQFNNVGKILKSPWEFKQYGACGMPVSELFPHIATCVDDIALIRSMTSNFPEHTNANYFLHTGSGLQGRPSMGAWVNYGLGSENNNLPGYVVLDGGLIPPGGLDNFKNGFLPASYQASMLRTGAEPVANIKPMEKQELQNQKLAFIKEMDNSLVTDLGHADDVEAAITNYELAYKMQSSIPELTQFAGESVATQNLYGIFSKDPYTRSYGAQCLMARRLIERGVRFIELTCPRVGGNADRWDQHSELKRGHEDNAHAVDQPIAGLLKDLKVRGLLDQTLVVWTGEFGRTPFAQGTDGRDHNPSAFSMWMAGAGIKGGTIFGQTDEYGYRVVENKVTIHDLHATMLHLLGVDHTSLTFPFSGRNFRLTDVHGNVIKQILS; this is encoded by the coding sequence ATGGGTGTTTGTAAACATCACGAACATAGGCCATTGAGCCGGAGAGAAATGCTGAACCTCTGCAAAGGAGGTTTTGGAACACTCGCGTTTATGAGCCTTTTTGGAAGTTTGCCCGGCTGCACCACGTCGCCTGATCCTGCTTCCCAGCTCAAAGGATTGGGTCAGTTACCCAACTTTGTTCCGAAAGCACGAAACGTGATTTTTCTTTACATGGACGGCGGTGTTTCCCAGGTGGATTCTTTTGATCCCAAACCGAGACTGGAAAAAGAGAATGGGGAAGACCCGAACAAGAAATTCAAAGTAGATGATACTCAGTTTAATAATGTAGGTAAAATCCTGAAAAGCCCGTGGGAATTTAAGCAGTATGGAGCATGTGGTATGCCTGTGAGCGAGCTGTTTCCGCACATTGCTACCTGCGTGGACGACATTGCGCTGATACGTTCCATGACCTCCAATTTCCCGGAACATACCAACGCGAATTACTTCCTGCATACCGGCAGCGGGTTGCAGGGGCGGCCAAGCATGGGTGCCTGGGTCAATTATGGATTGGGCAGCGAGAATAATAACCTTCCCGGTTACGTGGTACTGGACGGCGGCCTGATTCCGCCAGGCGGGCTGGACAATTTCAAAAATGGCTTTTTGCCGGCTTCCTACCAGGCCTCAATGCTCCGTACCGGCGCTGAACCGGTGGCGAACATTAAGCCGATGGAAAAGCAGGAACTGCAAAATCAGAAACTGGCATTTATTAAGGAAATGGATAACAGCCTGGTGACGGATTTGGGGCATGCGGATGACGTAGAGGCAGCTATTACCAATTATGAACTGGCTTACAAAATGCAATCATCGATCCCCGAGCTCACTCAGTTTGCCGGGGAGTCGGTGGCGACGCAGAATTTGTACGGTATTTTTTCCAAAGACCCCTACACCCGGAGTTATGGTGCGCAATGTTTAATGGCCAGAAGACTTATCGAAAGGGGAGTCCGGTTTATAGAATTGACTTGCCCGAGAGTGGGCGGTAATGCCGACCGCTGGGATCAGCATAGCGAACTCAAACGAGGGCATGAGGACAATGCACATGCAGTGGATCAGCCGATTGCTGGATTGCTTAAAGATTTGAAAGTAAGAGGTTTACTCGATCAGACATTGGTTGTATGGACTGGCGAATTTGGCCGTACGCCGTTTGCTCAGGGAACCGATGGCCGCGACCACAATCCGTCTGCATTCAGTATGTGGATGGCGGGTGCGGGTATCAAAGGCGGTACTATTTTTGGTCAGACCGACGAGTATGGCTACCGGGTCGTGGAAAATAAAGTGACCATCCATGATCTCCACGCTACCATGCTGCATTTGCTTGGTGTTGATCATACGAGCCTCACCTTTCCATTTAGCGGTCGCAATTTCAGACTAACTGATGTACACGGAAATGTTATAAAACAAATCCTTTCCTGA